A genomic region of Castor canadensis chromosome 16, mCasCan1.hap1v2, whole genome shotgun sequence contains the following coding sequences:
- the Klk5 gene encoding kallikrein-5 isoform X1 yields MATAGSPWMWMLGALITALVLGVTEPVLANDVESCDNPSAKGSSGSNRDLGGKAGDDTRSDDSSARIVNGSDCEKDAQPWQGALLLGPNKLYCGAVLVNPQWLLTAAHCRKPVYRVRLGHHSLSPLYETGQQMFQGIKSIPHPGYCHPRHSNDLMLVKLDKKIQNTHAVKPITISPHCPSVGTQCMVSGWGTTSSPQNNFPKVLQCLNITVLSEERCKKAYPGQIDQTMFCAGDEAGRDSCQGDSGGPVVCNGQLQGLVSWGDYPCAQPNRPGVYTKLCQFYKWINDTIKANS; encoded by the exons ATGGCTACAGCAGGGTCCCCCTGGATGTGGATGCTCGGTGCTCTGATCACAGCACTGGTTCTGGGGGTCACAG AGCCCGTTCTTGCAAATGATGTTGAATCCTGTGACAACCCCTCTGCCAAGGGGTCCTCTGGAAGCAACCGGGACCTTGGAGGCAAAGCTGGGGATGACACCAGGTCAGATGACAGCAGTGCCCGCATCGTGAACGGATCGGACTGTGAGAAGGACGCCCAGCCTTGGCAGGGCGCGCTGCTGCTGGGACCCAACAAGCTGTACTGTGGGGCTGTGCTGGTGAATCCCCAATGGTTGCTCACGGCTGCCCACTGCAGGAAACC CGTTTACAGAGTCCGTCTTGGCCACCACTCCTTGTCACCTCTATATGAGACTGGACAGCAGATGTTTCAAGGAATTAAATCCATCCCCCACCCTGGCTACTGCCACCCCAGGCACTCTAATGACCTCATGCTCGTCAAACTGGACAAGAAAATCcaaaacacacatgcagtcaAGCCCATcaccatctctccccattgtcccTCTGTTGGGACCCAGTGCATGGTGTCCGGCTGGGGAACCACCAGCAGCCCCCAAA ATAACTTCCCCAAGGTCCTCCAGTGTTTGAACATCACTGTGCTAAGTGAGGAGAGGTGCAAGAAAGCCTACCCAGGACAGATAGACCAAACCATGTTCTGTGCCGGTGACGAAGCAGGGAGAGACTCCTGCCAG GGTGACTCTGGGGGCCCTGTGGTTTGCAATGGCCAACTCCAGGGCCTCGTGTCCTGGGGGGACTACCCCTGTGCACAACCCAACAGGCCAGGTGTCTACACCAAACTCTGCCAGTTCTACAAGTGGATTAATGACACCATCAAGGCCAACTCATGA
- the Klk5 gene encoding kallikrein-5 isoform X2, whose translation MATAGSPWMWMLGALITALVLGVTEPVLANDVESCDNPSAKGSSGSNRDLGGKAGDDTRSDDSSARIVNGSDCEKDAQPWQGALLLGPNKLYCGAVLVNPQWLLTAAHCRKPVRLGHHSLSPLYETGQQMFQGIKSIPHPGYCHPRHSNDLMLVKLDKKIQNTHAVKPITISPHCPSVGTQCMVSGWGTTSSPQNNFPKVLQCLNITVLSEERCKKAYPGQIDQTMFCAGDEAGRDSCQGDSGGPVVCNGQLQGLVSWGDYPCAQPNRPGVYTKLCQFYKWINDTIKANS comes from the exons ATGGCTACAGCAGGGTCCCCCTGGATGTGGATGCTCGGTGCTCTGATCACAGCACTGGTTCTGGGGGTCACAG AGCCCGTTCTTGCAAATGATGTTGAATCCTGTGACAACCCCTCTGCCAAGGGGTCCTCTGGAAGCAACCGGGACCTTGGAGGCAAAGCTGGGGATGACACCAGGTCAGATGACAGCAGTGCCCGCATCGTGAACGGATCGGACTGTGAGAAGGACGCCCAGCCTTGGCAGGGCGCGCTGCTGCTGGGACCCAACAAGCTGTACTGTGGGGCTGTGCTGGTGAATCCCCAATGGTTGCTCACGGCTGCCCACTGCAGGAAACC AGTCCGTCTTGGCCACCACTCCTTGTCACCTCTATATGAGACTGGACAGCAGATGTTTCAAGGAATTAAATCCATCCCCCACCCTGGCTACTGCCACCCCAGGCACTCTAATGACCTCATGCTCGTCAAACTGGACAAGAAAATCcaaaacacacatgcagtcaAGCCCATcaccatctctccccattgtcccTCTGTTGGGACCCAGTGCATGGTGTCCGGCTGGGGAACCACCAGCAGCCCCCAAA ATAACTTCCCCAAGGTCCTCCAGTGTTTGAACATCACTGTGCTAAGTGAGGAGAGGTGCAAGAAAGCCTACCCAGGACAGATAGACCAAACCATGTTCTGTGCCGGTGACGAAGCAGGGAGAGACTCCTGCCAG GGTGACTCTGGGGGCCCTGTGGTTTGCAATGGCCAACTCCAGGGCCTCGTGTCCTGGGGGGACTACCCCTGTGCACAACCCAACAGGCCAGGTGTCTACACCAAACTCTGCCAGTTCTACAAGTGGATTAATGACACCATCAAGGCCAACTCATGA